The nucleotide sequence AGCAACGGTGATTCCGCGACGTACGATCAGCGGCGGCGACACATCCCTCCATCGTGATCTACATCGAGTGCCGTCCGCGACGTCGACTCCGAAAGCTCCATGGAGATCATGCGCGTGGCCAGTGCCCCCACCTCCACGGACAAAGCCTGAGACCTCACGCACTTGAAGGTTTGCCTTGCCTTCCTTTTTTTATTTCCGTCCACGACGGAGGACGACCGGGATCCTGATCACGGCAACCAGCAACGGCGATTCCGCGACGTACGATCAGCGGCGGCGACATGTCCCTCCATCGTCATCTACATCGAGTGCCGTCCTCGACGTCGACTCCGAAAGCTCCACGGAGATCATGCGCGTGGCCAGTGCCCCCACCTCCACGGACAAAGCCTGAGACCTCACGCACTTGAAGGTTTGCCTTGCCTTCCTTTTTTTATTTCCGTCCACGACGGAGGACGACCGGGATCCTGATCACGGCAACCAGCAACGGCGATTCCGCGACGTACGATCAGCGGCGGCGACACGTCCCTCCATCGTGATCTACACTGAGTGCCGTCCGCGACGTCGACTCCGAAAGCTCCATGGAGATCATGCGCGTGGCCAGTGCCCCCACCTCCACGGACAAAGCCTGAGACCTCACGCACTTGAAGGTTTGCCTTGCCTTCCTTTTTTTATTTCCGTGAAGGCTAGGGTTTATTTGAATGCCTGCATGCCTGGGCTTaggtttgccttgcctttcttcaaATCTAGAGCCAGTGACAATGAATTGATTAATGCTTTGCGTAAACTTTGGCACTACATAGTTTCAAAGCTTAAAACTTGATGCACCTGTGAAGCCAAGCCATTGTGAAAACATGATTCTGTTTCATGGGTGTACACTGGGAAGCTAAAGCTATAGCTCCAATATGTTTATCTGCACTATCATATCATCTCATGACTATTGTGTTTGTTTGGTGTGACTGAGCCTCCCAAATCTAATGAATCATAACATCGAATGATTGCTATACCTATATGTGACATTTTATCCTTAACATTGTAGCTTCTGGTTGACAACACCTAATCCTGCTTGTCGCCAGAGGTTGTACCTAATCCTGCTTGTCTCCAGGTTCTGGATGCTCGGTGGTGATTGGTTTCGCTGCTAAAATGACCTGGATATCACCTGTACTACACGCCCGGGTACACCATCGTAGCTACCATGCATGAGTTCAAGGTAATTCTGTGTCCATGTTAATGTTAATTTAAGTGGAGATAATAATAATTGTGTACATAGGGAAGAGGCGATGTCTACGCCGGGAGATCCACGCGACGGTCAGAGCAAAATGTCTACACCGAGAGATACGCGCGGAGCGCAAAGCCAAATGATTACGCCGACATATACACGCGAACCACTAAGTGATATCACCAACGTCAGCCAAATGATTACGCCAACATATACACGCCAACCACTAGGTGATATCACCAATGTCATAGGTATGCTTAAAATATTTTCGTATGCAAACCTTTTCATATTTTTCACTATTTACTGGAAGGACGTTTTCATATTTTTAGATGAGGAATCGCGGAGGAGGGAGCAAAGGAATATGCAGCAATGGATACACCAGGTGAAATAGATGGATACAGACTATTTCAACGCTCTTTAGACCACAGTTATCCACAGTTACAATAATCATTGTTTAATTATTCTTTGCTCATCTGGATACAGAAGACATTAAAAAGTTCATAGAGAGTGATGCAAGAATCGAGGCCTCTACCCAACAAATGCAAAACAAAGACGATGCTAATATAATTACTCTCGCTCGTAATTGTGAAGATGATGTTTTGGAGACTAAAACCATAGTGGACACTGATGAGTCCATAGAGCCCACGGATTGGCTACACAGAAATGATAATTATGTTCCAGGAAGTAGAGGGCCATGTACGATCCACATTGATCCATTGCCTACTTCCGGTGAGTAAGATTAGCACAACAATCTCATgtaattttttaataaaatatatataaGGCATTTATTTATAGCTATGTTACTGTGCTTATTTTAAAAATATTTGCAGAAGTACACAAGCGGGGCTATACTGATGAAGATGTCCAAACCAAAGATGGATTCAAGAAGCGGAAGCGTGCACACGAGGATGACGTACGTAACAATCTCTCAAGCAACTCAAATATCCTCTCATATTTTCTGCCCGTATGGCCCATTGCATACTAAATGTAAAAGAATGACGTATAAAACTGATATTATATATTGCATATGCAGATCATTATAAAGGATGGAAATGAAGTACAGTACAAAGATAATGATGTACAAATGCCATGGCTAGAAGCCAATAAAAATCCAATACATGTTCTTAGTGAGGTGATTGTGTTGCCTCAGTATAATAAGCCAAAGAAAGCAAACAATGTACAAGTCATGCCTCAAGGTGATCCACCATCAATTTAAACCTATATGTCTTTAAATTTGggaattaattaattattaataaaaaataatacCTCTCTAGATTATGCGTGTATGCAACAAGATGTTGAGGTAATtgaatatatgaaaggaaaaagtaaAAAGCATCTGCTTGTCAAAATCGATGATTGTTGGGGAGCAAGAGATGACATGGATTGTCTTTTTCTTGGGAATGAGCAAGTCAATGGCGCGGTAAGCATGTTTAACACTTGCTTCAGCATTAACTAATGTCCATGGGAAATATCTGCCAATCTTGAAATGACAAAATAAAAACTTGTAGGTCATGAGTCTTTATATCTAATTGATGCGGCTCGAAGAACACCTGCTACATAGAGAAGGTGGAGATGTTTACTTGGAGAATACGTGGTTCTCTCAATTACTACAACAAGAGGGAGAGGAAGATGAGATGAAAAAGAGCTGGATAAAAGAGGACATAGTTGAAACAAGGGTACAAAATTGTTTAAATGCTGATATGGTAAGATTTCACATATGCTAATTTTATACCCTTTCAAATGTAAGGAAATAGTTTAGATAAATGTCTATTACTGCAGGTCTTCCTTCCTATCAACATTACAAATTTTCACTGGTACCTGGCGGTTGTGAATGCAAATGAAGGTGAAATACATGTTTTGGATTCCTTCGGACAAAAAATGACAGATTGGAAAGATCTCAAATATACGGTATGGCTTAACAATTGATATACAAACTTCTTTAAAATTCTTCATTATCTCTTTCTTTGTTAACCTTGGTGTTTTGGTCATTCCAATTAATAGGAATGGAAAGACTAATAAAGCATGCACTGAAATCTAAACTACTAAACCAAACTAAATGGCTACACGGTATCGAAGTGTCATCTTGGGAGATTAAACATAAGATTACCGAACAAATGCAAAAAGATGGGTAAACTATCTTTCCATTTCGTGTATATACAATTGCACAACCAACAACAGTACCTCTAAAACTCATATTTCATTCATTTTTTGGAATATATGCTCAGTTGTAGTTGTGGATTATGGCTGATTAATTATATGGAATATTGGACTGGAACTGCTTTATCTGACCATGTCACCCAGGTAATTCTATAAGAGTTTATTTCTAAACATAATCATTTCTTTTGGATTGGTTAATATATATCAGAACTTGCTCAAATTTTCAGGAAGATATAAGTAACTTCAGGTTCAAACTACCTGCGATCTTGTATAACTCCCCGTTAAATGAAGCAAGAGGGTTACCGGATCATGGGCAACAGTTAGAGACCCACAATGAGCTAGATGGTGATGTCACAGAGCTCGATGAGCTGGATATAATAATGTTGGGTGAAATTAAGTTGACACGTGCAATAAAGTGGAAAAGTATGGAACAAATATTGGCCGCAATATGCACAAACATCCAATTCATCGCCAGCGACTAAACTTTACTTCAGTAAGTCATTCTATAGTAAACTgttttgttctaatttagatattTCAGTTATCCGTTCTAGAATTCATACAAAAAGTAATTTGTGGATTAACCTTGTTTTATAGCAAAGAGTGGGTACGAAGTACACGACCGTACCTAATTTCTTTGAATCTTGTCAAGATTAAAAATATTTTCGATGAGGATCTAGAGATGCCAACATATGGTTGGTAAGAAACAAAAATTCCACTTGATATATAAATTTATTGTTTATCAAAGACTTACAATaattgcataattaattaaaatatatttttgcacAATCCTCAGGAAATAACTGGGTTTGGACGAGATCCACGATGTTGTGGCAGAATTGACAACGAATATTGCGGGAAATTGAGAAAGTACTTGAGTGTTGGCCGGACATGGATTACAAAATTAAAGATTGTAACAACGTAAGTTATGTTATGTGTACTACTGTACAAAATTAATTTATTTTGTTTAGCACTTATATTCTCTATGTTTGTTTTTAGATTCTACTACCATATTATCAAAGCGGACTGTACATTTTATTCATAATGGACATGGAAAACAAAACCGTGCACATTATGGACCCCCTTCAAGATGGTCCATGTTTCAAGGGTTATGATCAAACAATGGCTTATATACCTACGTTCCACACAATGGCTAGAATGTTCAGTCTCGCCATGGGGCTATCAAATTCTAAGTGGAACGGCAATATTTATGACTGGAAGAAAGAATACCCTACATGTGTAACAAAGGTTACACATAATAAATATTGGTAACCAGTTGTAATATATTTCACCTGTTATatcacaaaaaaaattatttcattTATTTACATCAAATAAACAACTGATCTTGTCCAGGAAACTAGGAGGCTTTCTTGTATACAATTTTATGAAGTTCTGGGACGACGAAAGATCGTCACCGATCAACAATGTAAGCATATATAGTCTCTAGCTATATATTGTACACTACATAGAAAAACAATAACTTATTGTTAATCTATATACCATGCACAGCTCTCAACTTCACTGAGGATGGAATTCTTGGCAGACGTTTTGGTGAGTCGTGCAAACGAATGTTCTGACAACATCCCTGAATATCTTCAAGAGATGATTAAGGAGTTAGGCAAAATGTAACTTAGATGGTCATAATATTAGAAAATTATACATAGACTCAAGTACAATTGTTTTTACATTAGACTATGCAAAAATAATTTTATTGTTTTAAGAGACATTTTCAAGAAAaatccgtagcgttagcacgggcattatactagttaATGTAACTCACATATCCCTCTGCCCCCAAAAAGAATATCGTTCTAGCTGTTGATTCGGATAAATATTTGTCCAGATTCATAGACAGAACAACACTCTTTTTGGGTCAAAAAAGATGTACATATTTGGAGTAAGGCTTTTTGTAATTGTAATCTTTGTACCTTTTCATTCTAATAAAATTTATCATTAGGGGACACGCCTCCTAGTGTGTCATAGAAACAAACATTTATATTTGGGGTGACCAAAGGGATCACAAATTTAATAAAATTTTTCAGTAGGGGTAACCCCTCCGGTTGCTTCAAAAAAAAAGGACAACAAAGAACAAAAAAAGACAAGTATGAAAAGTCAACAATAAGAGAAATATGAGGGTCGATTACGTGTCTCTGCCAACAGGGAACATTAAGAGAAATTCTGTGTATCTGCCAACAGGGAACATTAAAACATAAAGATTTTCTCTTGGTTTGATATCCAAATTTCTCAtaaattaaaaaactcaaaaaAAGACATTTACTATACATGTTATCTTACTACTCTGGGAAATGGTTTTATTATATTGTACTTGTACGAGTATAATCGCCCTATTTATTTGAACTTATTTGGCTAATAAACCATAACTGAAAATATTGTTAACTGATTtaatatgagaaaaaaatattattcattaatTAAAAAAATATGACTTATAAATCGAACACGCCCTAGCAAACAGGTTCGCGGCCTCCCCTTCTCTGTCCATACGGACGGTACATACGCTTTGGAGAaggcaaattttttattttacTCGGAAAGACGACACTCTAGTGactagtgagagagagagagagagagagttagaTCAGATAgagatggaggtggaggtggagtggAGGTGGGCTGGTGGGACCCGATCGATGTCCGCGGTTCCGGCCACGGCGAGGCCAGGGAGCTGCACTGCTGCAGACGCTAGCTAACTCATGCTCCTCCTCTATTTAAGCCGGCATCCTTCACTCGCCCGTCACTCACAAAGAAGCCGGAGAGCGGAGAGCTTCAGCTCAACCGTGCCCATTCGTTTCTTCGTCTTTATTTGGTGTTTGTCCTCCGGCCGGCCTCTGTTTCCTAACGGAGGTGCCTCACCAGAGTCTTGCTAGCAAGGGCACTCTCTCTAGAGCTGAGCACCATCTTCCTCAAGGCAGCTAGCGACCATGGTCTCCTCTGACACCATCCGCACGGCCATCGGTGTCATAGGTGAGTAGCCACTACCTGTGCCCCTGCCTAATCATTTTCCTTCTCATGCTGCTTGTTCATAGTACTAATTTGCGCCAAATTAAAGCTCAATTTGTGATTTTCTTCTTGCCACAAAGCACGTGCTATATATTCACTTTTGGGTATGTTGCAGGCAATGGGACCGCCCTGGTGCTCTTCCTCTCCCCAGTGTAAGAATCAATCCATTCGTTTCCAGATGAATACAAAACTCTAAATTAAGAATAGACAATAACACACACCCATCATGAAATACGTATAGGAATAATTATCATACAGTTGCATAACTATGAACCAGCAATAAACATGTCCCAGAACACAAATACTCTGAAAAATATGTATGTAGTATGTAGCGTCTACTAATTGAAGCACGTATTTATGCGCGCATATACGTGTGACGTGTACAGGCCTACGTTCATCCGCATCTGGAAGAAAGGGTCTGTGGAGCAGTACTCGCCGATCCCGTACGTGGCGACGCTCCTGAACTGCATGATGTGGGTGTTGTACGGCCTGCCGGTTGTGCACCCGCATAGCATGCTGGTGATCACCATCAATGGCACTGGCATGGCCATCCAGCTCACCTACGTCACGCTCTTCCTCCTCTACTCCGTGGGGGCGGTGCGCCGCAAGGTCGTTCTCCTGCTCGCCGCCGAGGTGGCCTTCGTCGGCGCCGTCGCCGCGCTGGTGCTCACCCTGGCACACACGCATGAGCGGAGGTCCATGGTGGTCGGCATCCTCTGCGTCCTCTTCGGCACCGGCATGTACGCCGCCCCGCTCTCCGTCATGGTACGTATATACGGCGTCTAGTATTACTTGTAGTAGTATATTGGTATAGTTGCAGCATGTGACTGGTGTGCTAGCTTTCGACCGAGTTATCAATTAGTCGAcggatttcctttttttttctttgattgCACTTCTGTTCTGCAGTAGCGCGTTGTGCTTACCAGTATTATATTAGGTTGCTGTCGGCGTCAGGAGATTACGTTTTTTTGTTCTTTACTGTTAATGAGTGATTAATAAATTAGTGCAGCTGGAATGGGAATCTTGCATAGAAACGAAGTGGGCATTAGTTTTAGATTTCATTTGATTGCGCACAGAGATTTTCTTTGTTGGTGAGAATAAAACAATGTAGCCACACGTTCGTGGGCATAACCCTGCTGTCGTCTTCTGTGACTCTGTATGCGGCGCAACAGCATATGTGCAGTGTTTTCCATGTCTGTGTTCGGCTGCTTGTATATctatggtatagtatttttctcttccaataaacTAGTCATATAAATCAGTACAAAAGGCTTATAGATCGGCCGAACCGGACCGGTTCGGACCTTAGATTCCATCAAACTGGAGTACTATCGAGTAATAGTACGTAGAAGAGTGTTCATTTTGATTCATTTGCAAAATTAGCACTGggcgccctctctctctctctctctcacattcATGCAGCACATGCCTTGTTATATGTTGCAGAAGGTATTATTGATGGTAAAGGTCTTTTTTGCATATCTGATTTTGTccatgcatgatttattttatACCCATATTATATACTAATGCAGATATGTTTCTTTTGGGCAGAAAATGGTGATCCAGACGAAGAGTGTGGAGTATATGCCCCTGTTCTTGTCTCTGGCTTCCCTCGGGAACGGCATCTGCTGGACCGCCTACGCCCTCATCCACTTCGACCTCTACATCACCGTAAGAAACTGCTACTAGTAACTCTTCAAATAAACTTTGGAATCCGTTTTTAGCTTTTGTTTATACCTAGAGTAGTAGCTAACAGGCATTCAGTTGTACTAGTACTTGTTGTATTTACCTAGCAGCCGGTACGGTAGAAGTAGCTTGGCATGCAGCGCTAGTATTCATATAGGAATCGGGCAGTGAGTACTTTAAGACCGTGCCCAAATCAGCCTGCTGGGTCTGGAGGAACCCGACAGGGAAGGATGAGAGGAGTTAGAAGCCACGCATGTGCTCCGATGTCCGATCCATCCCTGCTTCACCTGCAGTAACCAACGGAGCAAACCAACAGAACGGGTTACGGTTGGGTACCGTACGTATTTTCTTTTGAGACCTTGGTTGCGCAAGCAGTCACATGGCTACGCTCCACGCAGCAGCTTCCCCATATGACGTGAGACCTGACCTGAAATACGTGTGGCTCGGGACATGGCACGCACCTCCTCCTCTGGGGCCCTTCCCTGTCCGTGGCGTGATGGCGCATGTGGGTAACTCAACTCTTGTGCAGACCATCTCCAAAAAGGAACCTATATGAGCATCTCAACGTAAAATAGATAGCCAGAGATCTAAAATCAGCTGAGTATCTATA is from Miscanthus floridulus cultivar M001 chromosome 7, ASM1932011v1, whole genome shotgun sequence and encodes:
- the LOC136467014 gene encoding bidirectional sugar transporter SWEET4-like, encoding MVSSDTIRTAIGVIGNGTALVLFLSPVPTFIRIWKKGSVEQYSPIPYVATLLNCMMWVLYGLPVVHPHSMLVITINGTGMAIQLTYVTLFLLYSVGAVRRKVVLLLAAEVAFVGAVAALVLTLAHTHERRSMVVGILCVLFGTGMYAAPLSVMKMVIQTKSVEYMPLFLSLASLGNGICWTAYALIHFDLYITIPNGLGVLFAVAQLVLYAIYYKNTQKIIEARKRKTDQVEMTEVVVDGSARASNNNGNTTY